A region of the Cyanobium usitatum str. Tous genome:
GAGCACGGGAGCGGGGTCCACAAAGCGCGCTGGTGGCTCGTCGCGGCTGGGGCGGCCGCGGGGCGCCGTGGATCCCGAGGAGACGATGGCCATGCAGCGAGGGTACCGGGGGCTCCCTAGGGTCGGTAGATCAAGGGGACGGTTGCGGAGCAGCGATGGCCAAGGGCGGGGGCAAGAAGAGCGCTAAGGCCCAGCGCGATGCCGCCAACAAGCTGCTGGCCGACAACCGCTTTGCCAGGCATCAATACGAAATCCTGGAAACCCTGGAGTGCGGCCTGGAGCTATTTGGCACCGAGGTGAAGTCGATCCGGGCCGGGCAATCAAACCTGCGCGATGGCTTCTGCCTGATTCGCAAAGGCGAACTGCAACTGCACAACGTGCACATTTCGCCCCACAGCCATGCCAGCGCCTTTTTCAACCACGAGCCGTTGCGGGTACGCAAATTGCTGGCCCACCGCCGCGAAATTGACAAAATGCGGATTGCCTTAGATCAAAAAGGCCTCACCCTGATCCCCCTGAACCTGCACCTCAAGGGCTCCTGGATCAAGCTGACCATCGGTCTGGCCAAGGGCCGCAAGCTGCACGACAAGCGTCACGAGGAGCGGCGCAAGCAGGACATCAAGGACGCCAAGGCCGCAATCGCCCGGCTCTAATTCCGTACAGGTTGTACGGAACCAGTCAGTTCACTGGCGGTGGCACGGGCGGCAGGGGATCGGCGTCTGGCTGGGGAGGCTCTAGCGGGGCCGCCGGCGCCGGCGGTGAGGGTTCGGGGACGGCCACCGGCGCCATCTCGACAGGGGGCGGATCGGCCCGCAACGACAGGGTGATCAGGGCCGGCGCCACGCCCTCGTTGGTCACCAGCAGCTGCACTGGGGAGTTCTTCTGCACCCCCAGACTGACAACCCGCAGGGGCCCCTTGGCTTCCAGCAGCTCGCCATCGGCACTAAACACACTCATCTGCATCAAGGGCGAGCCGTTCACGCCCAGCACCAGGCGATAGCCCGGCGGCAACCGCACCGGGAACAGCCGGGCACCACCAGCCTCCACCTGGGCTGAAATCACCTGGGTTGCCTGGGCCTGGGCCTGAATCGCCTCGATCTGCACGTTGGCCAGGCCCTGCTCCGCCGCGGCAAACCAAAGCTGGCGAAAGGGCTCGGCCGGGATGTCAGCGCCGGAGCGGCCGGGCAGCAGGCTCTGGGCACTACCCGACACCAGCTGGCGCAACACCGCTGAACTGAGTCCCTGGCTAACCAGGGCCTGCTGACGCCTCTCCCAGTCGCCGTTTGTGTAGGAACCCAAGCGGCGCCGAATCTCGAGGGGAAGTTGCTCCACCCGAGCTAGCCACTCCTCTGCAAGCTCATTCCAAACCTTGCGCAGAGGGGAGTCGTCGAGGGAATCGCTGGGCAGGCGGCCGCCCCGCTCCGGAAACTGGGCCAGCAGGCTGGCATCCACCAACTTCAAGAACCAGCCCCGATCCACCTGCATGGCCCGCAGCCGGTTGAGCAGCTGCTGGCGCTGATCCACCTCCGCCGGCGGCAGACTGTTGGGCAACTGCAGGGCCGCATCGGGGGTGGGCAGGGTCAGGCGGCCGCGGCTCAGCCACCACCAGCCCAGGGCGGTGCCCACAACGGCCGACAGCACCAGGGCAATCACCACCGGCCAGACGCCTCCTTCAGCGACCTCCTCGCGCTCCTCCAAGCGGCTACGCAGGGCGGCGGGCGAAGGCGGCTGGGGTGAAGGCGGCTGGGGCGGCTCCGGAGCGGGTTCAGCAGGAGCTGCAGGTGCAGGTGCTGGTGCTGGTGCTGGAGGTGGTGGGTGCACCAGGGCGACGGTGCGGTCGGCGCGGGGCACCGGACCGGTGCTCTCTGGCATGGGTATAGCCTGAAAGGCGGCCAGGGCCTGGGAAGCGGAAGCAAAGCGCTCGCCAGGCTGGCGCTCCAGCAGGCGGCTGATTTGGGCCTGCAAGGCCGGTTCAGCAGTGAGGGCCGCCGGCCAACGCCAGGCCATGGTGACCGGATCCAGTAGCCGGGCGGGCTCCTCGCCGCTAAGCAGCACTAGGGCCACCACGCCGAGGGCATGCAGATCCATCCAGGGCTCTGGCTCGGCGACCCGAACCCGCTCGGGAGGGGCGTAGCCCGGGGTGGCGGCGGCCGTGCCTGCCACCAAGCCGAAATCGAGCAACACCGGCAGCCCGTCGCTGTCGCGGCGCAGCAGGTTGGCGGGGCTGAGGTCGCCGTGCACCAGCTGCTGGCTATGCAATACGGCCAGCACCGGCAGCAGCTGGCGCAGCAGCAGCAGCACCTCGCCGGCACCAAACACCAATTGGCGCTCGGCACGGGCCTGCAGCAGCAGTTGGTAGGTGCGGCCGGCCTGCCACTCGCGCACCAGCCACAAACCCTCCTGAGCCTCAATGGCCGCCCCGAGCCGGGGCACCTGGGGATGGAGCAGCCCTTGCAGCCGGCCCCAGAGCAGGCGCGCCCGAGCCGGGTCGATGGCTGGGCCCAGCAGCCGCAGAGCCATCGGCGCCTCGGTGGCTAGCTGATCGCTAGCGCGCCAGAGTTCCCCCTGGGGTGCCTCCCCCGGCGGAGCCGAGCTAAGGCGTTGCTCAAGCCGGTAGCGCTCGCCGATCAACTGACCCGCCTGCACCGCCATCAGCCCACCTCCAGCGAGGGCCGCAGGGGTTGATGTAAGCCCTTGCCCGCCAGCCACTCGGCGTCATAGAGCCGCGATCGGTAGCGATCACCGCTGTCGCACAACACGGTCACGATCGTGTGGCCAGGACCAAGCCGCCGGGCCGTTTCCACCGCCGCGGCCACGTTGATGCCCACCGAGCCGCCCAAAAACAGGCCCTCCTGCCACAGCAGCTGGTAGATCGTCTCGAGCGCGGTCTGGTCGTCGATGCGCACGGCATCATCGATGGGAGCACCTTCCAGGTTGGCGGTAACGCGGCTGTTGCCAATCCCCTCGGTAATCGAACTTCCCTCACTGACCAGCTCACCCCGGCTGGCCCAGGCGTGCAAGGCGCTGCCGTGGGGGTCGGCCAGCACACAGCGCACGGCGGGGTTTTGCTGCTTCAAAAACAGGGCAACCCCGGCATAGGTGCCGCCGGTGCCAGTGGCCGCCACCCAGGCATCCACCGCCCCAGCGGTTTGCTGCCAGATCTCCGGACCGGTGGAGTTGAAATGGGCGCGGCGGTTGGCCAGGTTGTCGAACTGGTTGGCCCACACGGCCCCGGGCGTTTCGGCGGCGATACGACCCGAAAGCCGCACGTAGTTGTTGGGGTCGCGGTAAGGCACCGCCGGCACCGTGCGCACCTCGGCGCCGAGGCTGCGCAGCAGGCCGATCTTCTCGGCCGACTGGGTGTCGGGGATCACGATCAGGGCCCGGTAGCCGCGGGCGTTGCAGAGGTGGGTGAGGCCAATGCCGGTGTTGCCAGCGGTGCCTTCCACCACCGTGCCTCCAGGCTGCAGCAGCCCCTGCTCCTCCGCCTCCAGCAGGATGCCTAGGGCCGCCCGGTCCTTGACAGACCCCCCAGGATTCATGAACTCGGCCTTGCCGAGGATCTCGCAGCCCGTTTGCTCGCTCAGGGCGTTGAGCCGGATCAGGGGCGTGTTGCCAACGGCGCCCACGAACCCTGAAGTGATGCCGGCCATATCCACGTGCGTTGCGTGGCGGGATCGTAGGCAAGGTCCCTAAGGTCAGGCCTGAATTAGCCCCAGATTGGCGGCAGCGGCATGGGGCAAGAGCTGAAGGCGCGCTACGCGCAGGTGCGCCAACGCAGCCTCGAGCTGGTGGCACCCCTGCAGCCTGAAGACGTCTGTCTGCAGGGCATGGCCGATGCCAGCCCGCCCAAGTGGCACCTAGGCCACACCACCTGGTTTTTTGAGCAGTTTGTGCTGCGTAGCCCAGTGTCACCAGACGCCTGGGGCTTTCTTTTTAACAGCTATTACGACTCAGTAGGAGCCCGCCACCCCCGGCCCCAGCGGGGCCTGCTCAGCCGGCCGGCCCTGGCCGAGGTAAGGGCCTGGCGGCAGCGGCTGGATGGGGCCCTGTTCAGCCTGTTGGAGCAGCTGGAGCCCGGCGATCCCCGGCTGGAGCTGGTGGAACTGGGGCTGCAGCACGAGCAGCAGCACCAGGAGCTGCTGCTAATGGACCTGCTGGATGGCTTCAGCCGCAACCCGCTCGAGCCGGCATATGGCCCAGAGCCGGAGGCTGCCTATCAGGCGAGCGTTGCCCAAGAGCCCACCTGGCTGCAGCACGAGGGGGGGCTCGTGGAGATCGGCCATCCAGGTGGCAGCTTTCATTTCGACAACGAGGCGCCCAGGCACCGCCAGTGGCTCGAACCCTTTGCGCTCAGCTCCCGTTTGGTGAGCAACGGCGAATATGCAGCCTTCATTGCCGATGGCGGCTACAAGCGGCCGGAGCTGTGGATGAGCGAGGGCTGGGCAGTGGCGCAAGCCCGGGGCTGGCTGGGGCCGCGCTATTGGCGCGACGGCGAGGAATTTTCGCTGGCGGGGCGTCAGCCGCGGCGCTCCGAGCTGCCGGTGCGGCACCTGAGCTGGTTTGAAGCCGATGCCTACTCCCGCTGGGCCGGTGCCCGACTGCCGGGCGAAGCCGAATGGGAGCTGCTGGCACCAGAACTTGAACAGGCCTTCGGGGTGCTCTGGCAGTGGAGCGCCAGCCCCTACCGGCCCTATCCGGGCTTCGCGCCGGCAGCCGGGGCGGTGGGGGAATACAACGGCAAGTTCATGAGTTCCCAGATGGTGTTGCGCGGCAGCTGCTTCCTCACCCCGCCAGGCCACGAACGGCTCACCTACCGCAACTTCTATCCGCCGGCGAGCCGCTGGCTAGCCGCCGGCCTACGCCTAGCCCGCGATGGCGGCTGACATGCAACTGATCGACCTCCACCCCGAACCGGCCGACATGCGGCGGCTGGTGATCGAAGGCATGGCCCGGCAACCGCGTCAGCTGCCGGCCTGGCTGCTGTATGACGCCGAGGGCTCACGGCTGTTTGAAGCGATCTGCGAGCAGCCGGAATACGGGCTCACCCGCACCGAAACCGCCCTGCTGGAAGCGCGGGCGCCTGAGCTGGCAGCAGCGCTGGGGCCAGGGGTGCTGGTGGAGTTTGGCGCCGGCAATGCCCGCAAGGTGGGGCCCCTGCTGGAGGCGCTGCAGCCACCGGCCTACGTGGCCCTCGACATCAGCGCCGACCATCTCCAGCAAAGCTGCGTGGACCTGCAGGCACGCCACCCGGCGGTGCCCGTGCTGGGCATCTGCTGCGACTACAGCCAGCTGACGGATCTGCCGGGGCACCCGCTGTTGGCGGGGCAGCGGCGACTCGGCTTCTACCCCGGCAGTTCAATCGGCAACTTCAGCCCCAAGGAGGCCGAGGCGCTGCTGCTGCAGCTAGGCCAGCTGCTGGGCCCCGGCGCCAGGCTGCTGATCGGCACCGACCAGCCCAAAGCCATGGAGCGCCTGGAGGCCGCCTACAACGATGCCGCCGGAGTTTCAGCCGCCTTCGCCCGCAACCTGCTGGTGCGCCTCAACCGCGACCTAGAGGGCAACTTCGAACCCGAGGCCTTCGCCTACAGCGCCCGCTGGCAGCCGGAGCACAGCCGCATTGCCATGGCCCTGGTGAGCCGCCAGGCCCAGTCGGTGCAGCTGGGGGGCGAGATCTGGAATTTCGCGGCTGGAGAGCCGCTGATCACCGAGTACAGCGTCAAATACGGCCCGGAGGAATTCACCGCCCTGGCGGAACGCGCCGGCTGGCAAAGCGTCGGCCGCTGGAGCGATCCCGCCGGCGACCTATCCCTACATCTGCTGGTGACGGCAGACTCCTAAGTAGAGGCAACAAAGTCATGGGTCGAGAGGAGCAACGGACTGCCATGCGTCAGGTGCGCGAGGGCCTGATCGCCGAGCTTGAGGAGCTGTATCGAGGCGCCTTTGATCGCATCGGCAGCCAGGACCTAGGCGAGGGGGCAATCGCCCGACTCACCCAGCTGCTGCTGCGCTCCCGCGAAGCGGCGATCACGCCGCTGCAGCAGGAGATCGAGGCGCCGGTGATCACCACGCCCGCCGGCCAGCCCACCCCATGAGCTGGCTCGACG
Encoded here:
- a CDS encoding cysteine synthase A; protein product: MAGITSGFVGAVGNTPLIRLNALSEQTGCEILGKAEFMNPGGSVKDRAALGILLEAEEQGLLQPGGTVVEGTAGNTGIGLTHLCNARGYRALIVIPDTQSAEKIGLLRSLGAEVRTVPAVPYRDPNNYVRLSGRIAAETPGAVWANQFDNLANRRAHFNSTGPEIWQQTAGAVDAWVAATGTGGTYAGVALFLKQQNPAVRCVLADPHGSALHAWASRGELVSEGSSITEGIGNSRVTANLEGAPIDDAVRIDDQTALETIYQLLWQEGLFLGGSVGINVAAAVETARRLGPGHTIVTVLCDSGDRYRSRLYDAEWLAGKGLHQPLRPSLEVG
- the egtB gene encoding ergothioneine biosynthesis protein EgtB, whose translation is MGQELKARYAQVRQRSLELVAPLQPEDVCLQGMADASPPKWHLGHTTWFFEQFVLRSPVSPDAWGFLFNSYYDSVGARHPRPQRGLLSRPALAEVRAWRQRLDGALFSLLEQLEPGDPRLELVELGLQHEQQHQELLLMDLLDGFSRNPLEPAYGPEPEAAYQASVAQEPTWLQHEGGLVEIGHPGGSFHFDNEAPRHRQWLEPFALSSRLVSNGEYAAFIADGGYKRPELWMSEGWAVAQARGWLGPRYWRDGEEFSLAGRQPRRSELPVRHLSWFEADAYSRWAGARLPGEAEWELLAPELEQAFGVLWQWSASPYRPYPGFAPAAGAVGEYNGKFMSSQMVLRGSCFLTPPGHERLTYRNFYPPASRWLAAGLRLARDGG
- the smpB gene encoding SsrA-binding protein SmpB; protein product: MAKGGGKKSAKAQRDAANKLLADNRFARHQYEILETLECGLELFGTEVKSIRAGQSNLRDGFCLIRKGELQLHNVHISPHSHASAFFNHEPLRVRKLLAHRREIDKMRIALDQKGLTLIPLNLHLKGSWIKLTIGLAKGRKLHDKRHEERRKQDIKDAKAAIARL
- the egtD gene encoding L-histidine N(alpha)-methyltransferase — protein: MQLIDLHPEPADMRRLVIEGMARQPRQLPAWLLYDAEGSRLFEAICEQPEYGLTRTETALLEARAPELAAALGPGVLVEFGAGNARKVGPLLEALQPPAYVALDISADHLQQSCVDLQARHPAVPVLGICCDYSQLTDLPGHPLLAGQRRLGFYPGSSIGNFSPKEAEALLLQLGQLLGPGARLLIGTDQPKAMERLEAAYNDAAGVSAAFARNLLVRLNRDLEGNFEPEAFAYSARWQPEHSRIAMALVSRQAQSVQLGGEIWNFAAGEPLITEYSVKYGPEEFTALAERAGWQSVGRWSDPAGDLSLHLLVTADS
- a CDS encoding serine/threonine protein kinase, which gives rise to MAVQAGQLIGERYRLEQRLSSAPPGEAPQGELWRASDQLATEAPMALRLLGPAIDPARARLLWGRLQGLLHPQVPRLGAAIEAQEGLWLVREWQAGRTYQLLLQARAERQLVFGAGEVLLLLRQLLPVLAVLHSQQLVHGDLSPANLLRRDSDGLPVLLDFGLVAGTAAATPGYAPPERVRVAEPEPWMDLHALGVVALVLLSGEEPARLLDPVTMAWRWPAALTAEPALQAQISRLLERQPGERFASASQALAAFQAIPMPESTGPVPRADRTVALVHPPPPAPAPAPAPAAPAEPAPEPPQPPSPQPPSPAALRSRLEEREEVAEGGVWPVVIALVLSAVVGTALGWWWLSRGRLTLPTPDAALQLPNSLPPAEVDQRQQLLNRLRAMQVDRGWFLKLVDASLLAQFPERGGRLPSDSLDDSPLRKVWNELAEEWLARVEQLPLEIRRRLGSYTNGDWERRQQALVSQGLSSAVLRQLVSGSAQSLLPGRSGADIPAEPFRQLWFAAAEQGLANVQIEAIQAQAQATQVISAQVEAGGARLFPVRLPPGYRLVLGVNGSPLMQMSVFSADGELLEAKGPLRVVSLGVQKNSPVQLLVTNEGVAPALITLSLRADPPPVEMAPVAVPEPSPPAPAAPLEPPQPDADPLPPVPPPVN
- a CDS encoding hercynine metabolism small protein, which codes for MGREEQRTAMRQVREGLIAELEELYRGAFDRIGSQDLGEGAIARLTQLLLRSREAAITPLQQEIEAPVITTPAGQPTP